A single window of Methylomarinum sp. Ch1-1 DNA harbors:
- a CDS encoding selenium-binding protein SBP56-related protein produces the protein MNIDTAKIAFKWPQFLRACALTSALFMTAGATSADETCQSPYMAKIVGQEDFVYVWTLGMEGVGDEQDKLVTVDVNPNSKNYGKVVNTLSVGGRNEAHHSGFTDDRKYLWAGGLDTNKIFIFDVHSDPAKPKLTKVIDDFVSKSGGVVGPHTTYALPGRMMITGLSNNKDHGGRTGLVEYSNSGDYIATHWTPTDSDLRGAVKTGKYADGYGYDVRVLPRRNAMFSSSFTGWSNYMMDFGKMLNDPEAMKRFGNTVVQWDLHARQPKKVLDVPGAPLEIRCAWGANHNYCFTTTALTSKIWLIYEDQQGQWQAKDVADIGDPSKIPLPVDISIQSDDNMLWVNTFMDGKTRAFDISDPFNPKQVLEQKIGAQVNMVSSSWDGKRLYYTSSLLANWDKKGEDNEQYLKLFSWDGQKLTEQFSIDFIKEKLGRAHQMRFGAYSLYARQQTDKPLDLLAKLSR, from the coding sequence ATGAATATCGACACCGCCAAAATCGCATTTAAATGGCCGCAATTCTTGCGGGCCTGCGCGTTAACCAGCGCCCTCTTCATGACCGCCGGCGCGACCAGCGCCGACGAAACCTGCCAGTCTCCCTATATGGCTAAAATCGTCGGCCAGGAAGACTTTGTCTATGTCTGGACCCTGGGCATGGAAGGCGTCGGAGACGAACAAGATAAATTAGTCACGGTAGACGTCAATCCTAATTCGAAAAACTACGGTAAGGTCGTCAACACATTGTCGGTCGGCGGCCGCAACGAAGCCCATCACTCCGGCTTTACCGATGACCGCAAATACCTGTGGGCCGGCGGCCTGGACACCAACAAGATTTTCATCTTCGATGTCCATAGCGACCCAGCCAAGCCCAAGCTGACCAAGGTCATCGACGATTTCGTCAGCAAAAGCGGCGGTGTGGTCGGCCCGCATACCACTTACGCCCTGCCCGGCCGCATGATGATCACCGGCCTATCCAATAACAAGGACCACGGCGGCCGCACAGGCTTGGTCGAATACAGCAACAGCGGCGACTATATCGCCACCCATTGGACTCCGACCGATAGCGACCTACGAGGCGCCGTCAAAACCGGCAAATACGCCGACGGCTACGGTTACGACGTGCGGGTGCTGCCTCGCCGCAACGCGATGTTCTCCTCATCGTTCACCGGCTGGTCGAACTACATGATGGATTTCGGCAAGATGCTGAACGATCCGGAAGCGATGAAACGCTTCGGCAACACCGTCGTGCAGTGGGATCTGCATGCTCGCCAGCCGAAAAAAGTGCTCGACGTGCCCGGTGCACCACTGGAAATCCGCTGCGCATGGGGAGCCAATCATAATTACTGCTTCACCACTACGGCCCTGACCTCGAAAATCTGGTTGATTTATGAAGACCAGCAAGGCCAATGGCAAGCCAAGGATGTCGCGGACATCGGCGATCCCAGCAAAATTCCGCTGCCGGTCGATATCTCTATACAAAGCGACGACAACATGCTGTGGGTCAACACCTTCATGGACGGCAAAACCCGCGCCTTCGACATTTCCGACCCGTTCAACCCCAAGCAAGTTCTCGAACAGAAAATCGGCGCCCAGGTTAACATGGTCTCATCGAGCTGGGACGGCAAACGCCTCTATTACACGTCTTCGCTGTTGGCTAATTGGGATAAAAAAGGCGAGGACAACGAACAATATCTAAAATTGTTCAGCTGGGACGGTCAGAAACTGACTGAACAGTTCAGCATCGATTTCATCAAGGAAAAACTGGGCAGAGCCCATCAAATGCGCTTTGGCGCCTATTCCCTGTATGCTCGGCAACAAACCGACAAACCGTTGGATTTATTGGCCAAACTGAGCCGCTAA
- a CDS encoding cytochrome c peroxidase, translated as MKKIIILLMAGLLCSQSLNADTAPAQEILPPGYGPLQFEPPAPGSYALPVIGPAADGTVLTSDNQSIQLHELMGDRIVLLSFIYATCSDVSGCPLATAVFHKINRRLQKEPRLAKQLRLLTLSFNPEHDTPEAMRHYGAGFANDTVDWRFLTTATERQLQPILDQYQQSIQKIYDADGQFTGTFSHILRVYLIDQNKRLRNIYSVSFLHADTLINDIKTLLAESDEIKPQTDQPARFQAGDNKQRYEQPDYQTQSIALNQRRGQETDLIAYAENPPLGLPDVPVPADNPLTTEKIALGRKLFYDRRLSLNDTFSCAMCHIPEQGFSSNEMATAVGIEGRSVRRNSPTLYNAAYAPLLFHDGRESTLEQQVWSPLLAHNEMGNPSIGYVIDKINALPDYDGLFESIFDRKAGMETIGQAIASYERTLNSADSPFDRWYYGKQQNAIDAAAKRGFDLFNGKAGCSACHRVEKSHALFSDYRLHNTGIGYRDAMQKTPAKQKIQLAPGVFVEVDSDTIKAVSESKPNDLGRYEISQNPDDSWKYKTPSLRNIALTAPYMHNGSLSSLKEVLRFYNQGGIANENLDPLIKPLQLTDDEITDILAFLQTLTGGNVDELVGDAYAAPVGDR; from the coding sequence ATGAAAAAGATCATTATCCTGTTAATGGCCGGATTGCTGTGCAGCCAAAGCCTAAATGCCGACACGGCGCCCGCTCAGGAGATCCTGCCACCCGGCTACGGTCCGCTGCAATTCGAGCCTCCTGCTCCCGGCAGTTATGCTTTGCCGGTCATCGGCCCGGCCGCCGACGGCACGGTGCTGACCAGCGACAATCAGAGCATACAACTGCATGAACTGATGGGCGACAGAATCGTCTTGCTCAGCTTCATTTATGCGACCTGCAGCGATGTCAGCGGCTGCCCGCTAGCCACTGCGGTGTTTCATAAGATCAACCGGCGCTTGCAAAAAGAACCGCGCCTGGCAAAACAGCTGCGTCTATTGACGCTGAGCTTCAACCCCGAACACGACACTCCCGAGGCGATGCGTCATTACGGCGCCGGCTTCGCCAATGACACGGTCGATTGGCGTTTCCTGACCACCGCGACGGAACGGCAGTTGCAGCCGATATTGGATCAATACCAGCAGAGCATCCAGAAAATTTATGATGCCGACGGCCAATTCACCGGCACTTTTTCCCATATCCTGCGCGTCTATCTGATCGACCAAAATAAACGCCTGCGCAATATCTACAGCGTCTCGTTCCTCCATGCCGACACCTTGATCAACGACATCAAGACTCTGCTCGCAGAAAGCGATGAAATAAAGCCCCAAACGGACCAGCCAGCCAGATTTCAGGCCGGCGACAACAAGCAGCGCTACGAACAACCCGACTATCAAACTCAATCGATCGCCCTGAACCAACGTCGTGGCCAGGAAACGGATTTAATCGCCTACGCTGAAAACCCGCCGCTAGGCCTGCCAGACGTGCCGGTTCCTGCCGACAATCCGCTCACGACAGAAAAAATAGCCTTGGGCAGAAAACTGTTTTACGACCGCCGCCTGTCGTTGAACGACACCTTCTCCTGTGCAATGTGCCATATCCCCGAACAAGGCTTCAGCAGTAACGAAATGGCCACCGCAGTCGGCATCGAAGGCCGCAGCGTAAGGCGCAACAGCCCGACCCTCTATAATGCCGCCTATGCGCCACTGCTGTTTCACGACGGCCGTGAAAGCACGTTGGAACAGCAGGTCTGGAGCCCCTTGCTGGCGCACAACGAAATGGGCAACCCGTCGATAGGCTACGTCATCGACAAAATCAACGCGCTGCCGGATTACGACGGCCTGTTCGAAAGCATTTTTGACCGGAAAGCGGGCATGGAAACGATAGGCCAGGCCATCGCCAGCTACGAACGCACGTTGAATTCGGCCGACTCGCCTTTCGACCGCTGGTATTACGGCAAGCAGCAAAATGCGATCGATGCGGCCGCCAAACGCGGCTTTGATCTGTTCAACGGCAAAGCCGGCTGCAGCGCTTGCCATCGTGTGGAAAAATCCCACGCCTTGTTCAGCGATTATCGATTGCACAACACCGGCATCGGTTACCGGGACGCGATGCAGAAAACCCCGGCCAAACAAAAAATCCAGTTGGCGCCCGGCGTGTTCGTCGAAGTCGACAGCGACACGATCAAGGCCGTATCCGAGTCCAAGCCTAACGATTTAGGCCGCTACGAAATCAGCCAGAATCCGGATGACAGTTGGAAATACAAGACGCCAAGCCTGCGCAATATCGCGCTGACCGCGCCCTATATGCATAACGGCTCCTTATCGAGCCTGAAAGAAGTGCTGCGCTTTTACAATCAGGGCGGCATCGCCAACGAAAACCTCGATCCATTGATCAAACCGCTGCAATTAACGGATGATGAAATCACCGACATCCTGGCGTTTCTGCAAACTCTGACCGGCGGCAACGTCGACGAGCTGGTCGGCGACGCCTATGCCGCACCGGTGGGCGACCGCTAA
- the apbC gene encoding iron-sulfur cluster carrier protein ApbC, with translation MTEIAKADVENLLKTFIDPNVGADLVSSKAVKNIAVDGADIRVSLELGYPAKSYLAELQTAVEKKLRQLDGVGKVTVDVTVNIVAHAVQQSLKPLPNVKNIIAVASGKGGVGKSTTSVNLALALAAEGANVGLLDADIYGPSVPTMMGLSGYPASEDGKTMLPKISYGVQTNSIGYLIDEDQAMIWRGPMVTNALQQLLKDTNWSDVDYLIIDLPPGTGDIQLTLAQQIPVSGAIIVTTPQDIALLDAQRGLSMFNKVNVPVLGLVENMSIHICSNCGHEEAIFGEGGGEAMAAKNNVELLGSLPLDINIRKFADSGRPTVVADPDGRAAEIYRSIARKMAAKLALKSKDYSSKFPNIVIQNS, from the coding sequence ATGACAGAAATTGCCAAAGCGGATGTGGAAAACCTGCTTAAAACCTTTATCGATCCCAATGTCGGCGCCGATCTGGTGTCATCCAAGGCGGTCAAGAACATCGCCGTGGATGGGGCGGATATCCGCGTCAGTTTGGAACTGGGTTATCCGGCCAAGAGTTATTTGGCGGAGTTACAGACGGCAGTCGAGAAGAAACTGCGGCAACTGGACGGGGTGGGCAAGGTGACTGTCGACGTGACCGTCAATATCGTTGCTCATGCGGTACAACAATCGTTAAAACCGTTGCCGAATGTAAAAAACATCATTGCCGTCGCCTCCGGCAAAGGCGGGGTCGGCAAGTCGACCACTTCGGTCAATTTGGCTTTGGCGCTGGCGGCGGAAGGGGCCAATGTCGGCCTGCTCGATGCCGATATATACGGTCCCAGCGTGCCGACGATGATGGGCTTGTCCGGTTATCCGGCCAGTGAGGACGGCAAGACCATGTTGCCGAAAATATCCTATGGTGTGCAAACCAATTCCATCGGTTATCTGATCGATGAGGATCAGGCGATGATTTGGCGCGGTCCGATGGTGACCAATGCCTTGCAGCAGTTGTTGAAGGACACGAATTGGAGCGATGTCGACTATTTGATCATCGACTTGCCGCCCGGCACCGGCGATATCCAGTTGACCCTGGCGCAGCAGATTCCGGTCAGCGGCGCGATTATCGTCACGACGCCTCAGGACATCGCCTTGCTCGATGCCCAGCGCGGCCTGTCGATGTTCAACAAGGTCAATGTGCCGGTCTTGGGGTTGGTGGAGAACATGAGCATTCACATCTGCAGCAACTGCGGTCATGAGGAGGCGATCTTCGGTGAAGGCGGCGGCGAGGCGATGGCGGCGAAAAACAATGTCGAATTGCTGGGTTCATTGCCGTTGGACATCAACATCCGTAAGTTCGCCGATTCCGGTCGGCCGACGGTCGTTGCCGACCCGGACGGACGCGCGGCCGAGATTTACCGTTCCATCGCCCGCAAGATGGCCGCCAAGCTGGCGCTGAAAAGCAAGGATTACAGCAGTAAATTTCCCAATATCGTCATTCAAAACTCGTAG
- the metG gene encoding methionine--tRNA ligase translates to MSDRKILVTSALPYANGPIHLGHLVEYIQTDIWVRFQKQRGNQCYYVCADDTHGTPIMLRADREGITPEQLIADVEQQHRADFDEFGVDFDNYHSTHSPENKELSALIYTRLREGGHISQRTITQAYDPVKNMFLPDRFIKGECPKCGAQDQYGDSCEACGATYAPTDLKNAVSVISGEKPIEKDSEHYFFNLDDFTQMLKDWTQEGHLQHEVYNKMAEWLENGLQQWDISRDAPYFGFEIPDAPGKYFYVWLDAPIGYMASFKHLCEKQGLNFDEFWGEDSDVELYHFIGKDIIYFHALFWPAMLSGAKFRTPSAIFAHGFLTVNGEKMSKSRGTFIKARTYLDHLNPEYLRYYFAAKLSAGVEDIDLSFADFTQRVNSDLVGKVVNIASRCSGFIKKRFDGKLSSNCAEPELFQQFVDANDKIAELYEKREFGKAMREIMALADKANQYIDEKKPWIIAKEEGRDAELHEICSMGINLFRLLVAYLKPVNPKLAANAESFLNIEAQAWPSETQPLLDHGINKFKPLMTRVEADKIDAIIEASRENLEKEAPAQPVKKCEPIAETIEFDDFAKIDLRIAKIIKAEHVKGADKLLQLTVDIGDETRNIFAGIKSAYAPEDLEGKLTVVVANLKPRKMRFGLSEGMVLAAGPGGEDLWILSPEQGAQPGMRVK, encoded by the coding sequence ATGTCTGATAGAAAAATTCTTGTTACCAGCGCCTTGCCTTATGCTAACGGCCCCATCCATTTGGGCCATTTGGTGGAGTATATTCAAACCGATATCTGGGTGCGCTTTCAGAAACAGCGCGGCAATCAATGTTATTACGTTTGCGCCGACGACACCCACGGCACTCCGATCATGCTGCGCGCCGATCGCGAAGGCATCACGCCGGAACAGCTGATCGCCGATGTCGAACAACAACATCGGGCCGATTTCGACGAATTCGGCGTCGACTTCGATAATTACCACAGCACGCATTCGCCGGAAAACAAAGAATTATCGGCCTTGATCTATACCCGCTTGCGTGAAGGCGGCCATATCAGCCAACGAACCATCACTCAGGCCTACGATCCGGTCAAAAACATGTTTCTGCCGGACCGTTTCATCAAAGGCGAATGTCCGAAATGCGGCGCCCAGGATCAATACGGCGACAGCTGCGAGGCCTGCGGCGCCACATATGCGCCGACCGATCTGAAAAACGCCGTCTCGGTCATCTCGGGCGAGAAACCGATCGAAAAAGATTCCGAACATTATTTTTTCAATCTGGACGACTTTACCCAAATGCTGAAGGATTGGACCCAGGAAGGTCATCTGCAACATGAAGTCTATAACAAGATGGCGGAATGGCTGGAAAACGGCCTGCAGCAATGGGATATTTCCCGCGATGCGCCTTATTTCGGCTTCGAGATACCGGATGCGCCAGGCAAATATTTCTATGTCTGGCTGGATGCGCCGATCGGCTATATGGCCAGCTTCAAGCATCTGTGCGAAAAGCAAGGACTGAACTTCGACGAATTCTGGGGCGAAGACAGCGATGTCGAGCTCTATCATTTCATCGGCAAAGACATCATCTATTTCCACGCCCTGTTTTGGCCGGCGATGCTGAGCGGCGCCAAGTTCAGAACTCCGAGCGCGATTTTCGCCCACGGTTTCTTGACCGTCAACGGCGAAAAAATGTCCAAATCGCGCGGCACCTTCATCAAGGCCCGCACCTATCTCGACCACCTGAACCCGGAATATCTGCGCTACTACTTCGCCGCCAAACTCAGCGCCGGCGTCGAGGACATCGACCTGAGCTTCGCCGACTTTACCCAGCGCGTCAACTCCGACCTGGTCGGCAAAGTCGTCAATATCGCCAGCCGCTGCAGCGGCTTCATCAAGAAACGCTTCGACGGCAAACTGTCGTCTAACTGTGCGGAACCCGAATTATTCCAGCAATTTGTCGACGCCAACGACAAAATCGCCGAACTCTATGAAAAACGCGAATTCGGCAAGGCCATGCGCGAAATCATGGCATTGGCCGACAAAGCCAACCAATATATCGACGAGAAGAAGCCATGGATCATCGCCAAGGAAGAAGGTCGCGACGCCGAATTGCATGAGATCTGTTCGATGGGCATCAACCTGTTTCGCCTGTTAGTGGCCTATCTGAAACCGGTGAATCCTAAGCTGGCCGCAAATGCCGAGAGCTTCCTGAATATCGAAGCGCAAGCCTGGCCATCGGAGACTCAGCCGCTGCTGGATCACGGCATCAACAAATTCAAGCCGCTGATGACCCGGGTCGAGGCGGACAAAATTGACGCCATCATCGAAGCCTCCAGGGAAAACCTGGAAAAAGAAGCGCCGGCGCAGCCCGTGAAAAAATGCGAACCCATCGCCGAGACCATCGAATTCGATGACTTCGCCAAAATCGACCTGCGCATCGCCAAGATTATCAAGGCCGAACACGTCAAGGGAGCCGACAAGTTGCTGCAATTGACCGTGGACATCGGCGATGAAACGCGCAACATCTTCGCCGGCATCAAATCGGCCTATGCGCCGGAAGACCTGGAAGGCAAGCTGACCGTCGTCGTCGCCAACCTGAAGCCGCGCAAAATGCGTTTCGGCTTGTCCGAAGGCATGGTATTGGCTGCCGGCCCCGGCGGCGAGGATTTATGGATACTGAGTCCCGAACAAGGCGCGCAACCGGGCATGCGGGTTAAATAA
- the hcp gene encoding hydroxylamine reductase yields the protein MFCYHCQEAKKNKVCDTAGICGKKADVSSLQDLLMFSLKGLAFYSSRAEAFDLVSDKTHHFMAKALFSMVTNVNFDPADFVNLIDVAVRRRNSIRKKFLAAYQLKHGAEFDETLPEEASWQYDEASDKDFIAKGETVGVEKDKEGLDEDVHALQECLLYAVKGLGSLAVHALEMGVEETEQYRFMQQALDFTLSKNNTQDEVLNMLLRCGELGLAAMGRLNQANSDKFGEPEPTTVYLDTWDRPGILVSGHDLHDIEDLLAQTAGTGVDVYTHDEAIAAHAYPALKKYFNLVANYGGAWQDQKTQFPKFNGPVLVTTNSIQQPKKTYQEKLFSTGMVGWPDVPHIEDRKPGQRKNFSAIIELAKQCEPPEPLTDGATTTGYGLQALTALSDQIATAIEANKIKRIIVLAGCDGRHKERRYYTELAEALPEDALVITSGDTKYRFQHMDFGMIDDIPRLLDAGQINNFHGIIAFLQTLQQKMGLSELRQLPVSFDIAWYEQTTILMMLALFALDFKHMRVGPTLPPFFTANILDLLDRRYGLKGIDTPENDVAAMMAGE from the coding sequence ATGTTTTGCTATCACTGTCAAGAAGCCAAAAAAAACAAGGTCTGTGATACAGCTGGAATTTGCGGCAAGAAAGCCGATGTCTCCAGCCTACAGGATCTGCTGATGTTCAGCCTGAAAGGCCTGGCCTTTTACAGCTCCCGCGCGGAAGCATTTGATTTGGTCAGTGACAAAACCCATCATTTCATGGCCAAGGCGCTGTTTTCGATGGTCACTAATGTTAACTTCGACCCGGCGGATTTCGTCAATCTGATCGACGTAGCAGTCAGACGCCGCAACTCCATCAGGAAAAAATTCCTCGCCGCCTATCAACTGAAGCATGGCGCGGAATTCGACGAGACGTTACCAGAAGAAGCCTCTTGGCAATATGACGAAGCTAGCGATAAAGACTTCATCGCCAAAGGCGAAACAGTCGGCGTCGAAAAAGACAAGGAAGGCCTGGACGAAGACGTCCATGCCTTGCAGGAATGCCTGCTCTATGCCGTCAAAGGGCTAGGCTCGCTGGCCGTACACGCGCTGGAAATGGGCGTCGAGGAAACCGAACAATACCGCTTCATGCAGCAAGCGCTGGACTTCACACTGTCCAAGAACAATACGCAGGATGAAGTCCTGAACATGCTGCTGCGTTGTGGCGAACTCGGTCTTGCGGCGATGGGCCGACTGAACCAAGCCAACAGCGACAAATTCGGCGAGCCTGAACCGACCACCGTTTACCTGGACACCTGGGATAGACCCGGCATACTGGTCAGCGGCCACGACCTGCACGATATCGAAGACTTGTTGGCACAGACGGCCGGCACCGGTGTCGATGTTTACACCCACGACGAAGCGATCGCGGCCCATGCCTATCCGGCGCTGAAGAAGTATTTCAATCTAGTCGCCAACTACGGCGGCGCCTGGCAAGACCAAAAAACCCAGTTTCCTAAATTCAACGGCCCGGTGCTGGTCACCACCAACAGCATCCAACAACCGAAAAAAACCTACCAGGAAAAACTGTTCAGCACCGGCATGGTCGGCTGGCCCGACGTGCCCCATATCGAGGACCGCAAACCTGGACAGCGCAAGAACTTCAGCGCGATCATCGAATTGGCCAAACAATGCGAGCCGCCCGAGCCGCTGACCGACGGCGCGACCACGACAGGTTATGGCTTACAAGCCCTGACCGCGCTCAGCGATCAAATCGCTACGGCGATCGAAGCGAATAAAATCAAACGCATCATCGTGCTGGCCGGTTGCGACGGCCGTCATAAAGAACGCCGTTACTACACCGAGCTGGCCGAGGCTTTGCCGGAGGACGCCCTGGTGATCACCTCGGGCGACACCAAATACCGCTTTCAGCACATGGACTTCGGCATGATCGATGACATTCCGCGACTGCTCGACGCCGGACAGATCAACAACTTTCACGGCATCATCGCTTTCCTGCAAACATTGCAACAAAAAATGGGTCTCAGCGAATTGCGTCAATTGCCGGTCTCCTTCGACATCGCCTGGTACGAACAGACGACCATTCTGATGATGTTGGCGCTGTTTGCGTTGGATTTCAAACACATGCGCGTCGGCCCGACGCTGCCGCCGTTCTTCACCGCTAACATCCTGGACTTGCTCGATCGGCGCTATGGCCTGAAAGGCATCGACACGCCCGAAAACGATGTCGCCGCGATGATGGCCGGAGAATAA
- the rsxB gene encoding electron transport complex subunit RsxB encodes MNSRSLAEKIDALLPQTQCTKCGYAGCRPYAEAISTGAADINQCPPGGEAGIRKLAELLSVKPKPLNPDYGSEQPRKVAFIIEQDCIGCTKCLPPCPVDAILGANKHMHTVIETECTGCELCIAPCPVNCIIMQDPVQPFTWNHQAADHARKRHQAKQRRLEKQQQEKAERLKKQKQMLAKLKAKKNT; translated from the coding sequence ATGAACAGCCGGTCTTTAGCCGAAAAAATCGACGCCCTGCTGCCGCAAACCCAATGCACAAAATGCGGCTATGCCGGCTGCAGGCCCTATGCGGAAGCGATCAGCACAGGAGCGGCGGACATCAACCAATGCCCGCCGGGCGGCGAGGCCGGCATCCGCAAACTGGCCGAATTGCTGAGCGTCAAACCGAAACCGCTCAATCCCGATTATGGCAGCGAACAACCCCGCAAAGTCGCATTCATCATCGAACAAGACTGCATCGGTTGCACCAAATGCCTGCCGCCATGCCCTGTCGACGCCATCCTGGGCGCCAACAAACACATGCATACCGTGATCGAAACGGAATGCACCGGCTGCGAACTCTGCATCGCGCCTTGCCCGGTCAATTGCATCATCATGCAGGACCCGGTCCAGCCATTTACCTGGAACCATCAAGCCGCGGACCACGCCCGTAAACGCCATCAGGCCAAACAACGGCGCCTGGAAAAACAGCAACAGGAAAAAGCCGAACGCCTGAAAAAACAAAAGCAGATGCTGGCTAAACTAAAGGCCAAAAAAAATACCTGA
- a CDS encoding DUF6444 domain-containing protein — MQLSNQDLSQIDEDELLNLPEEELRYLSIKLLNDLKEARERLSQNSRNSSRPPSSEAPWDKAATDNTNDQEQTEIDKSAETEDTVTPPSPSKKDQQQSADPNNEHQEPRKPGKQPGAQGFGRTQKLAITHYQDHYPEICACCHQTLEPRHAIAYAAYETINVEWGDVEHPGILVTHTKHTLYEVVCANGHITRKEVSRSSHAQLPGISRTEWRLVGPGLAAMIVCLAYRMRLSRERIQEFYMTG, encoded by the coding sequence ATGCAACTCAGTAACCAGGACCTAAGCCAAATCGATGAAGACGAGCTTCTCAATTTACCGGAAGAGGAATTACGTTACCTATCGATTAAGTTACTTAACGACCTAAAAGAAGCGCGTGAGCGCTTAAGCCAAAATTCGCGCAACAGCTCTCGTCCACCTAGCAGCGAAGCGCCTTGGGATAAAGCAGCTACAGATAATACAAACGATCAAGAACAAACGGAGATCGATAAGTCTGCTGAAACGGAAGACACCGTCACCCCCCCGTCGCCTTCTAAAAAAGATCAGCAACAGTCCGCTGATCCTAACAATGAACATCAAGAACCCCGCAAACCCGGCAAACAACCAGGCGCACAAGGCTTTGGCCGAACACAAAAGCTAGCCATTACCCACTATCAAGATCATTACCCTGAAATATGTGCCTGCTGCCATCAAACATTAGAGCCGCGTCATGCTATCGCCTATGCCGCGTATGAAACAATCAATGTCGAATGGGGCGATGTTGAGCATCCAGGCATTCTAGTCACCCATACCAAGCACACTCTCTATGAAGTAGTGTGCGCCAATGGACATATCACGCGCAAAGAAGTCAGTCGTAGCAGTCATGCTCAATTGCCGGGTATTAGCCGAACTGAATGGCGTTTAGTGGGGCCTGGACTGGCAGCAATGATTGTTTGTCTTGCCTACCGTATGCGCCTATCGCGTGAGCGTATTCAGGAATTTTATATGACTGGTTAG
- a CDS encoding IS66 family transposase → MPLEDEFAQEIINSELLHVDETSWMEHTTFLWLWVFSTNRVTAYWIATRSAELLENL, encoded by the coding sequence ATGCCGCTTGAAGATGAGTTTGCACAAGAAATCATTAACAGCGAATTGCTGCATGTAGACGAAACCTCCTGGATGGAGCACACGACTTTTCTTTGGTTATGGGTGTTCAGTACGAATCGCGTCACAGCCTATTGGATTGCTACGCGTAGCGCTGAATTATTGGAAAATCTTTAG
- a CDS encoding IS66 family transposase: MSDGYTVYRKYLSRLRCWAHLLRKAKGLNESLNRDAQLFGQQTHDLLAVLIGAVRKARITPPDTPLSETYRLQLLLYQQMCIQMKTHEHKKTAALATEMLNDWTAIFQVLDQPHQPLTNNEAERALRHWVILRGICYGTRSENGTRVFAILISVIETCRKRNQSPWIYLAQVIASQRSGLPVPALPIVRVSE; this comes from the coding sequence ATGAGCGATGGCTACACGGTTTATCGCAAATATCTGAGTCGGTTACGTTGCTGGGCTCATCTTCTGCGTAAAGCGAAAGGGCTCAATGAAAGCTTAAACAGAGACGCCCAGCTTTTTGGTCAACAAACGCACGATTTACTGGCTGTGTTGATAGGTGCGGTACGCAAAGCGCGAATAACACCACCTGATACGCCACTTTCTGAAACTTATCGCCTGCAATTACTGCTCTATCAGCAGATGTGTATACAAATGAAAACCCATGAACATAAGAAAACAGCAGCATTAGCCACGGAAATGCTAAATGACTGGACAGCTATTTTTCAAGTTCTGGATCAACCGCATCAGCCCTTAACGAATAATGAAGCGGAGCGAGCGTTGCGCCACTGGGTTATTTTACGCGGCATTTGCTATGGCACGCGCTCGGAAAATGGGACGCGTGTGTTCGCTATTTTAATCAGCGTCATTGAAACCTGCCGCAAAAGAAATCAGTCACCGTGGATTTATTTGGCACAAGTGATCGCAAGTCAGCGGTCAGGCTTGCCGGTACCGGCCTTGCCAATTGTTAGGGTGTCTGAATAA
- a CDS encoding transposase, with protein sequence MPRLGRIVLANYPHHVVQRGHNRQVVFAEEADFLYYLDTLKEFKDFYDVKVYGFCLMTNHVHLILQPGEEVAGLGQLMKRLAGRQTRFVNRQESRSGTLWEGRYRSSPIETETYLLACCRYVELNPVRAGMADDPAAYPWSSFQRHAGRNREFDWLDIDPCYNALGNTEAERTSRYTEFVYGAIPEGEWALIHEAVQR encoded by the coding sequence ATGCCAAGACTCGGACGAATAGTACTTGCGAACTATCCCCATCATGTGGTCCAACGAGGGCACAATAGACAAGTTGTGTTTGCGGAAGAGGCCGATTTTCTTTACTACCTCGATACTTTAAAGGAGTTCAAGGATTTCTATGATGTCAAGGTCTATGGCTTCTGTTTGATGACTAATCATGTGCACTTGATTTTGCAGCCAGGGGAAGAAGTTGCTGGTTTGGGGCAACTGATGAAACGTTTGGCTGGAAGACAGACCCGGTTTGTGAATCGTCAGGAGTCAAGGTCGGGTACGCTTTGGGAGGGGCGGTATCGTTCCAGTCCGATCGAAACAGAAACATACTTGTTGGCCTGTTGCCGTTATGTGGAGTTAAATCCTGTTCGAGCTGGGATGGCAGATGATCCGGCGGCTTATCCATGGTCTAGTTTTCAGCGCCATGCAGGACGAAACAGGGAATTTGATTGGTTAGACATCGATCCTTGTTACAACGCGTTGGGAAACACTGAAGCCGAACGAACTTCACGTTACACTGAGTTTGTTTATGGAGCGATACCGGAAGGGGAATGGGCGCTCATCCATGAGGCAGTTCAACGGTAA